A stretch of the Salminus brasiliensis chromosome 23, fSalBra1.hap2, whole genome shotgun sequence genome encodes the following:
- the abhd8a gene encoding protein ABHD8 — MLTSITEGILCCLTGKTTNVVLPVESSDAGPADGFEFVEVKPGRVLRVRHILPERPDATEPQPEQSSIVHCKRKITVYRNGQLVIENLGDVLHSEILQCQNGDVEQCSTVEVELADYSTAPSSPDPKPAPPLPASDQQRPAPPPRRRRRKPKRTVVIDSERHITSCKGTHSDVALFFIHGVGGSLDIWGRQLDFFSRLGYEVVAPDLAGHGASTAPQIAAAYTFYALAEDLRAIFKRYARKRNILIGHSYGVSFCTFLAHEYPEQVHKVVMINGGGPTALEPSLCSIFQLPSCVLHCLSPCLAWSFLKAGFARQGAKEKQLLKEGNAFNVSPFVLRAMMSGQYWPEGDEVYHAELTVPILLVHGLYDKFVPMDEDQRMAEILLFAFLKVIEEGSHMVMMECPETVNTLLHEFFLWEPDISGKDSVSKPTPDQTAVMDATIATTITTDSATEETTGTPKASKPLNK, encoded by the exons ATGCTGACTAGCATCACTGAGGGTATCCTGTGCTGTCTGACGGGCAAGACTACCAACGTGGTCCTGCCTGTGGAGTCTTCCGATGCTGGTCCTGCTGATGGCTTTGAATTTGTGGAGGTAAAGCCGGGACGCGTCCTGCGGGTACGCCACATCCTGCCAGAGCGCCCGGATGCCACTGAGCCACAGCCGGAACAGAGTTCCATTGTCCACTGCAAGCGCAAAATAACCGTCTACCGCAATGGCCAACTGGTGATCGAGAACCTGGGTGATGTCCTGCACTCTgagatcctgcagtgccagaacggtgatgtggagcagtgcagcACTGTGGAGGTGGAGCTAGCTGACTACTCCACTGCCCCGTCTTCTCCCGACCCCAAACCTGCTCCTCCACTTCCAGCCTCAGACCAGCAGAGGCCTGCGCCCCCGCCCAGACGGCGCAGACGGAAACCCAAGCGCACCGTTGTCATCGATTCAGAGCGCCACATCACCAGCTGTAAGGGCACGCATTCGGACGTAGCGCTTTTCTTCATCCATGGCGTCGGGGGCTCTCTGGACATCTGGGGTCGCCAGCTGGACTTCTTCTCTAGGCTGGGCTATGAGGTTGTTGCCCCTGACCTGGCAGGGCATGGAGCCAGCACAGCCCCGCAGATAGCAGCGGCTTATACCTTCTACGCTCTGGCTGAAGACCTACGGGCCATATTTAAGAGATACGCCCGCAAGCGCAACATCCTCATTGGCCATTCGTATGG AGTATCGTTCTGCACGTTCCTGGCACACGAGTACCCTGAGCAGGTGCATAAAGTGGTGATGATTAATGGGGGAGGCCCAACGGCACTGGAGCCCAGCCTGTGCTCAATCTTCCAGCTACCCTCCTGTGTCCTGCACTGCCTGTCGCCCTGCCTTGCCTGGAGCTTTCTTAA ggctgGCTTTGCCAGGCAGGGCGCTAAAGAGAAGCAGCTGCTGAAAGAGGGAAATGCCTTTAACGTGTCTCCGTTTGTGCTGCGGGCCATGATGAGTGGTCAGTATTGGCCAGAGGGAGACGAGGTGTACCACGCTGAGCTCACTGTGCCCATCTTGCTTGTGCACGGCCTCTACGACAAATTTGTGCCGATGGATGAAGACCAGCGCATGGCCGAG ATCCTGCTTTTTGCCTTCCTGAAAGTGATCGAGGAGGGCAGTCACATGGTCATGATGGAATGCCCTGAAACGGTAAATACACTTCTTCATGAGTTCTTCCTCTGGGAACCAGACATCTCTGGAAAGGATTCAGTCTCCAAGCCAACTCCTGACCAAACTGCTGTGATGGATGCCACAATTGCTACAACCATCACTACAGACAGCGCGACTGAAGAAACCACTGGGACACCCAAAGCCAGCAAGCCTCTAAACAAATAA